One Paramisgurnus dabryanus chromosome 10, PD_genome_1.1, whole genome shotgun sequence genomic region harbors:
- the gmcl1 gene encoding germ cell-less protein-like 1, with the protein MGSFGSRFQSSPRAAEEDVERQCSGKRHGCECRKRKRSSRCDCDSEQEEDDDSQLDTPRRKKLKSTSKYIYQTLFLNGENSDIQICALGQEWNLHKIYLCQSGYFSSMFSGSWKESNMMVIDLEIPDQNIDTEALQVVFGSLYRDDVLIKPSRVVNILAAACMLQLDGLIQQCGETMKENVNVKTVCSYYNSATMYGLDSVMKKCLEWLLNNLMTHQNVDLMKELGVEIMEQLIQSTDLFVMQVEMDVYTALKKWMFLQLNPSWDGPIKQLLHDADAWLCKRRSESGEDEPFLNTDDGTTFVPVFRHIRLQYIINDLASARMLERDNILPPVWLNTVYKQQWYAMLRTEHDNDNGPQEANKVEFELNSMRCGRKLTKDGDYCWRWTGFNYGFDLLVTYTNRFIIFKRNTLSQPCGGAVSLQPRRHLAYRLRLASFDNSGKMVCSRSTGYQLVTLEKDQEYVVMNLDSRLLSFPLYVGCNFLYTSPANERRSDTSEPESSARSVS; encoded by the exons ATGGGTTCGTTTGGGAGCCGGTTCCAGTCGTCCCCAAGGGCCGCCGAGGAAGATGTGGAGAGGCAGTGCTCGGGAAAGAGACACGGGTGCGAGTGCAGAAAAAGAAAACGCAGTTCACGATGCGACTGTGACAGCGAGCAGGAGGAAGACGACGACAGTCAGCTGGACACACCACGCAG AAAGAAGTTAAAAAGCACCTCTAAATACATCTACCAGACGCTTTTCCTGAATGGAGAAAACAGTGACATCCAAATTTGTGCCCTGGGACAGGAGTGGAACTTACACAAGATTTATTTGTGTCAG TCTGGATATTTCTCCAGCATGTTCAGTGGGTCCTGGAAAGAATCCAATATGATGGTTATTGACCTAGAGATTCCAGACCAGAATATTGACACGGAGG CCCTGCAAGTGGTTTTTGGGTCACTCTATCGGGATGACGTATTGATCAAACCGAGTCGGGTCGTTAACATTCTTGCTGCTGCTTGTATGCTTCAACTG GATGGACTGATTCAGCAGTGTGGAGAAACCATGAAGGAGAACGTGAATGTCAAAACTGTGTGCAGCTACTATAACTCAGCCACCATGTATGGTTTGGACTCTGTCATGAAGAA ATGTTTAGAGTGGCTCCTCAATAACCTCATGACCCATCAGAATGTGGACCTAATGAAGGAGCTCGG GGTGGAAATCATGGAACAACTCATTCAGTCCACTGATCTGTTTGTAATGCAAGTTGAGATGGATGTCTACACTGCACTGAAAAAG TGGATGTTCTTACAGCTCAACCCATCTTGGGACGGCCCTATTAAACAGCTTTTGCATGATGCAGACGCTTGGCTTTGTAAAAGGAGAAGCG AGTCTGGAGAGGACGAGCCATTCCTAAATACAGACGATGGGACGACCTTCGTCCCTGTTTTCAGACACATCCGTCTACAGTACATCATCAATGATCTGGCATCTGCCCGCATGCTGGAACGAGATAACATCCTGCCTCCTG TGTGGTTGAATACCGTATACAAACAGCAGTGGTATGCCATGTTGCGGACAGAGCATGACAATGATAATGG ACCCCAAGAGGCCAATAAAGTGGAGTTTGAGCTGAACAGCATGCGCTGTGGTCGAAAACTGACCAAAGATGGAGAT TACTGTTGGCGATGGACCGGGTTTAATTATGGCTTTGACCTGCTGGTGACCTACACAAATCGTTTTATTATCTTTAAAAGAAATACACTCAGTCAGCCATGTGGAGgcgctgtcagtttacagccaCGACGTCACCTTGCGTACCG ATTGCGCCTCGCATCATTTGACAACAGTGGAAAAATGGTTTGCAGCCGGTCAACTGGGTACCAGCTTGTTACGCTTGAAAAGGACCAG GAATATGTGGTGATGAATCTGGACAGTCGGCTCTTGTCTTTTCCTCTGTACGTGGGCTGTAACTTCCTCTACACCTCACCAGCCAATGAGAGGAGAAGTGACACGTCAGAGCCAGAAAGCAGCGCCCGCAGCGTATCGTGA
- the fam136a gene encoding protein FAM136A, whose translation MAEAQQARVQKAVEDMVQSLERDHIRKMQGRMFRCSAECCETPGASMNQVHQCIDRCHTPLGKAQGLVTSELEQFQDRLTRCTMHCSDKAKDLFDSGAKEPAVRALMDSCVKSCVDDHLNLLPSMTRKLKDTLNSIPQ comes from the exons ATGGCAGAAGCACAGCAGGCTCGAGTGCAGAAAGCTGTGGAAGATATGGTTCAAAGTCTGGAAAGAGATCACATCCGTAAGATGCag gGCCGCATGTTTCGCTGCAGCGCAGAATGCTGCGAGACTCCAGGTGCCTCCATGAACCAAGTACACCAGTGTATAGACCGCTGTCACACACCATTGGGTAAAGCTCAAGGACTGGTCACTAGTGAACTTGAACAATTTCAG GATCGTCTTACAAGGTGTACAATGCACTGTAGCGACAAGGCCAAGGACTTGTTTGACTCGGGTGCGAAAGAGCCTGCCGTGCGGGCACTGATGGACAGTTGTGTCAAGAGCTGTGTGGATGACCACTTGAACCTGTTGCCCAGTATGACCCGCAAACTGAAGGACACCTTAAACTCCATACCTCAGTGA